A single window of Chitinophaga sp. XS-30 DNA harbors:
- a CDS encoding S41 family peptidase — MSENRKLKVFLPLLFALVLALGMYLGHKMPAARNSDSAIFFNNRRGSLQEVMDLLKYKYVDTLDLADAQEEAIEGLLSHLDPHSVYIPPANVQEVNEDLDGNFEGIGVEFNIIRDTVNILNVISGGPSDAAGVLTGDKILAVDDSIPVAGRNITPDKIRKLLRGPRNSIVKTKMLRGNKELDVIIKRGVIPLYSIDASYMTAPATGYIKISKFSATTYTEFMEAMRKLQKQGMKNLVIDLRQNGGGFLDAAVRLADELLEDNLLIVYTQGKSYPRQDYKSTRPGLFEKGGLSILLDEGSASASEVLAGAIQDHDRGTIVGRRSFGKGLVQEPFDLSNGATLRLTIARYYLPSGRSIQKSYQNGREAYEEDIANRYSHGEFLNRDSIHPIDTVPYKTDKGRTVYGGGGIMPDIFIPFDTTRYSALLTDLYTRNVFGDFVYEYYTAHAGDFSSYKDAESFNRQFHTDDALLQAFRAHASRMGIAMSGMNAKDELEIRTRLKALLARQLWRSEGFYMVINSMDPVISRAVEELNKTN, encoded by the coding sequence ATGTCCGAGAACAGGAAGCTAAAAGTGTTTTTGCCTTTGCTATTTGCCCTTGTACTTGCGCTGGGCATGTACCTGGGGCACAAGATGCCGGCTGCGCGCAACAGTGATTCCGCCATCTTTTTCAATAACCGTAGAGGATCGTTGCAGGAAGTTATGGACCTGCTGAAATATAAGTATGTGGATACGCTGGACCTTGCCGATGCGCAGGAGGAAGCGATCGAAGGGCTGTTATCTCACCTCGACCCGCATTCCGTTTACATTCCGCCTGCCAATGTGCAGGAAGTGAATGAGGACCTTGACGGGAATTTTGAAGGGATAGGTGTGGAATTCAACATCATCCGCGATACGGTGAATATCCTCAATGTGATCTCCGGCGGCCCTTCCGATGCGGCGGGCGTACTGACCGGCGACAAGATACTGGCCGTGGACGACAGCATACCGGTAGCCGGCAGGAACATCACGCCGGACAAGATCCGCAAATTGCTGCGCGGGCCCCGCAATTCCATCGTGAAAACAAAAATGCTGCGCGGCAACAAGGAACTGGACGTGATCATAAAAAGAGGCGTCATTCCCCTGTACAGTATCGATGCAAGCTATATGACCGCTCCGGCTACGGGTTATATCAAGATCAGCAAATTCTCCGCCACGACCTATACCGAGTTCATGGAAGCCATGCGGAAGCTGCAAAAGCAAGGCATGAAAAATCTCGTGATCGACCTGCGCCAGAACGGCGGCGGCTTTCTCGATGCGGCGGTGCGGCTGGCAGATGAATTGCTGGAAGACAACCTGCTGATCGTTTATACCCAGGGGAAAAGTTACCCGCGGCAGGATTACAAGTCCACCCGGCCGGGCCTTTTCGAGAAAGGCGGTTTATCCATCCTGCTGGATGAAGGTTCCGCATCCGCCAGCGAAGTACTGGCCGGCGCTATTCAGGACCATGACCGCGGTACCATCGTCGGGCGGCGGAGCTTTGGAAAAGGATTGGTACAGGAACCGTTCGACCTGAGCAATGGCGCCACACTGAGGCTCACCATTGCCCGGTATTACCTGCCATCCGGCAGAAGCATCCAGAAAAGTTATCAGAATGGCCGTGAAGCCTATGAAGAAGATATCGCCAACCGCTATTCCCATGGCGAGTTCCTGAACCGCGACAGCATCCACCCGATAGATACCGTGCCTTACAAAACGGACAAAGGCAGGACCGTTTACGGCGGCGGCGGCATCATGCCGGATATATTCATTCCTTTTGATACCACCCGTTACTCCGCTTTACTAACGGACCTGTACACACGAAATGTATTCGGGGATTTTGTATATGAATATTATACCGCTCATGCCGGTGATTTTTCTTCGTACAAGGATGCGGAATCCTTTAACCGGCAATTCCATACAGACGATGCCCTGTTGCAGGCATTCCGCGCGCACGCCTCCCGTATGGGGATAGCCATGTCCGGCATGAATGCGAAAGACGAACTGGAGATCAGGACAAGGTTGAAAGCCCTCCTGGCCAGGCAATTATGGAGAAGTGAAGGCTTTTACATGGTGATCAACAGTATGGACCCGGTGATATCCCGGGCGGTAGAGGAGCTGAACAAGACCAATTGA
- the der gene encoding ribosome biogenesis GTPase Der, with protein sequence MPGFTVAIVGRPNVGKSTLFNRLLEQRKAIVDDVSGVTRDRQYGIADWNGKTFNVIDTGGFVARSEDVFEREIRKQVKIAMEEANVLLFMCDVTTGITDLDADVADLLRRSSKPVYLVVNKVDNHERQMEAAEFYGLGFEHVHFLSSMSGSGTGELLDEIAALIPEEDQAGGDEDNIPKIAIIGQPNVGKSSLLNALIGEERNIVSEVAGTTRDTIHTRYRLFQKDFVLIDTAGIRRKAKVHEDLEFYSVIRAIKALDEADVCLLLLDAEKGITAQDLSIFALAARKGKGIVIFVNKWDLVDKETNTARDYEKELRNRIAPFTDVPIVFGAVIEKQRIFKAVETALEVYENRQRKVQTSKLNEVMLKAVETFRPPVVRGTAIKIKYVTQLPTHIPSFAFFANLPDDIKTPYRNYLENKLRENFNFQGVPIRIFFRKK encoded by the coding sequence ATGCCTGGTTTTACAGTAGCCATCGTAGGGCGCCCCAACGTGGGAAAATCTACCTTGTTCAACCGACTGCTGGAGCAGCGGAAGGCCATTGTGGATGACGTGAGCGGCGTTACGCGCGACCGGCAGTACGGTATTGCCGACTGGAATGGCAAAACCTTTAATGTGATCGATACCGGCGGATTTGTAGCCAGAAGCGAAGATGTGTTCGAACGGGAGATCCGCAAACAGGTGAAGATCGCCATGGAAGAGGCCAATGTATTGCTCTTTATGTGCGATGTGACCACGGGTATCACGGACCTGGACGCAGACGTGGCGGACCTGCTGCGCCGTTCCAGCAAACCGGTGTACCTCGTTGTGAATAAAGTGGATAATCACGAGCGCCAGATGGAAGCCGCGGAATTCTACGGCCTGGGCTTCGAACATGTACATTTTCTCTCCTCCATGTCAGGCAGCGGTACCGGCGAGTTGCTGGACGAGATCGCAGCATTGATCCCGGAGGAAGACCAGGCCGGCGGAGACGAGGATAATATCCCCAAGATCGCCATCATCGGCCAGCCTAATGTCGGCAAATCGTCTTTGCTGAACGCGCTGATCGGAGAGGAGCGGAATATCGTGTCCGAGGTGGCCGGTACAACAAGGGATACCATTCATACCCGCTACAGGCTCTTTCAGAAAGATTTTGTACTGATCGATACCGCGGGTATCCGCCGCAAAGCCAAAGTGCATGAGGACCTGGAGTTCTATTCCGTGATCCGCGCCATCAAGGCGCTGGATGAAGCAGACGTTTGCCTGCTGCTGCTGGATGCTGAAAAAGGCATTACGGCGCAGGACCTCAGCATATTCGCACTCGCCGCCCGCAAAGGGAAAGGCATTGTGATCTTTGTGAACAAGTGGGACCTGGTGGACAAGGAAACCAATACCGCCCGCGACTATGAAAAGGAGCTGCGGAACAGGATCGCGCCGTTCACTGATGTGCCCATCGTTTTCGGCGCCGTCATCGAAAAGCAAAGGATCTTCAAAGCCGTGGAAACGGCATTGGAAGTGTACGAGAACCGCCAGCGCAAGGTGCAGACCTCCAAGCTGAACGAAGTGATGCTGAAAGCGGTGGAAACTTTCCGTCCCCCCGTGGTGAGGGGCACCGCTATCAAGATCAAGTATGTAACGCAATTACCTACCCACATACCGTCTTTTGCATTTTTCGCCAACCTGCCGGATGACATCAAAACACCCTACAGGAATTACCTTGAAAACAAACTGCGGGAAAACTTCAATTTCCAGGGAGTTCCCATCCGGATATTCTTCAGAAAGAAGTAG
- the argH gene encoding argininosuccinate lyase: MKLWQKDKAALAAVEQFTVGRDREMDAYLAKFDVQGSLAHITMLASIGLLSEAELDVLQKELKHIYSEIAAGDFVLEEGVEDIHSQVELLLTRRLGESGKKIHSGRSRNDQVLVDLRLFLRSELESTVQETKILFDLLQSQSEAYKHHLLPGYTHLQIAMPSSFGLWFGAYAESLVDDLLMLHGAYKVVNKNPLGSAAGYGSSFPLNRTMTTELLGFESLNYNVVYAQMGRGKTEKLVAFALAGIAATLSKMAMDACLFMNQNFGFISFPDELTTGSSIMPHKKNPDVWELIRSHANKLQALPNEIAMMTVNLPSGYHRDLQLLKENLFPAFTTLRNCLQMSRLMLENIRIKDDILKDDKYQYLFSVEVVNRLVLEGTPFREAYKQVGIDIEKGNFSPDTDLRHTHEGSIGNLMNDAVKAQMDEVLKGFPFEKVHMAIDRLVK, translated from the coding sequence ATGAAACTATGGCAAAAAGATAAAGCGGCGCTGGCCGCGGTAGAGCAATTCACCGTGGGGCGGGACCGGGAAATGGATGCTTACCTGGCAAAGTTCGATGTGCAGGGCTCGCTCGCGCATATCACCATGCTGGCATCCATCGGCCTGCTCAGCGAAGCGGAGCTTGACGTGCTGCAAAAGGAGCTGAAGCATATCTACAGCGAGATCGCCGCCGGTGATTTTGTGCTGGAAGAGGGGGTGGAAGATATACATTCACAGGTAGAGCTGCTGCTGACCCGCAGGCTGGGAGAATCCGGCAAAAAAATACACAGCGGCCGCTCCCGGAACGACCAGGTGCTGGTGGACCTCAGGCTGTTCCTGCGCAGTGAGCTGGAATCCACCGTGCAGGAAACCAAAATATTATTTGATCTGCTGCAGTCGCAAAGCGAAGCGTATAAACATCACCTGCTGCCGGGCTATACGCATCTGCAGATCGCTATGCCTTCTTCCTTCGGGTTATGGTTCGGCGCATATGCGGAAAGTCTTGTTGATGACCTGCTGATGCTGCATGGGGCTTACAAAGTGGTAAACAAGAACCCGCTCGGCTCCGCTGCCGGCTACGGCTCTTCCTTCCCGCTGAACCGTACGATGACCACCGAACTGCTGGGATTTGAATCACTCAATTATAACGTGGTGTACGCCCAGATGGGCCGCGGCAAAACGGAAAAACTCGTAGCCTTTGCCCTCGCCGGCATCGCCGCTACGCTGTCCAAAATGGCTATGGATGCCTGCCTGTTCATGAACCAGAACTTCGGTTTCATCAGCTTCCCCGATGAGTTGACCACCGGCTCGAGCATCATGCCGCATAAAAAGAACCCGGATGTATGGGAACTCATCCGCTCGCATGCGAACAAATTGCAGGCACTGCCCAACGAAATAGCCATGATGACGGTGAACCTGCCATCCGGCTACCACCGCGATCTGCAGCTGCTGAAAGAGAACCTGTTCCCCGCGTTCACTACCCTGCGCAATTGTTTGCAGATGAGCAGGCTTATGCTGGAGAACATCCGCATCAAAGACGATATCCTGAAAGATGATAAATACCAATACCTTTTCAGCGTGGAAGTGGTGAACCGCCTGGTGCTGGAAGGCACGCCTTTCCGGGAGGCTTATAAACAGGTAGGGATAGACATCGAGAAAGGGAATTTTTCACCGGATACAGACCTGCGGCATACGCACGAAGGCAGTATCGGCAATTTGATGAACGATGCTGTGAAAGCGCAGATGGATGAGGTTTTAAAAGGCTTTCCGTTTGAGAAGGTGCATATGGCGATAGACAGGCTCGTGAAATAA
- a CDS encoding TonB-dependent receptor, with protein MKRMMLLALLGLSTLVHAQTVITGTVTDKSSGRPLQGATITLSKGGSTYTDAKGQYRLAAPANGAYIIQASFLGYKTLRQTASEKTQYDFALEETGLFVKPVEIASLRAGRDAPFTRSELNKEAIASQNLGQDLPMLLNQLPSVVTSSDAGAGVGYTGLRVRGSDITRINVTVNGIPVNDAESQGTFFVNMPDFASSVNSIQLQRGVGTSTNGAGAFGASLNLSTNEYNETAYGGIDNSYGSFDTWKHTVKAGSGLINGHFTLDARLSKISSNGYIDRASSDLRSFYTSAAYISAKTAIRLNVFSGKEKTYQAWNGIDSATLRSNRTYNPSGANKPGEPYDNETDNYQQDHYQLFLNQSINSQLNFNIGLHYTRGRGYYENYRDGESYADFGVEDPIYNGAPVATTDLIRQLWLDNHFYGGVFSFNRTAGKFNWSLGGALNRYDGKHYGKVIWAQHGGFDKDRKWYDLDAFKTDANIYWKGELSVTDKLKIFADVQYRHVNYELNGFRNNPDIFQHQYYNFFNPKGGLSFRLNEQQHVYASYAIGNKEPNRDDFEAGLEEVPKHETLRNLEAGYVLQNSKAGLQANVYYMNYRNQLVLTGRINDVGAYARTNIPKSYRLGLELNGHYNLLTQLTLAGNIAFSRNRISGFTEYLDDWDNGGQKPVTYEDTDISFSPDLVAGYTVSYRPVSGLTLDWVGKYVGRQFLDNTSSEKRSLDAFIVNDVRINYTVPQQFFRSLGLQLMLNNIFSEKYEPNGYTYGYIDGGVVKADNYYFPMAGFNFMAGVKIGL; from the coding sequence ATGAAAAGAATGATGCTTCTGGCGTTGCTCGGGCTCTCCACGCTCGTTCACGCCCAAACGGTCATCACCGGTACGGTAACGGACAAGTCATCCGGACGGCCCCTGCAGGGCGCTACCATCACCCTCTCCAAAGGCGGCAGCACTTATACCGATGCAAAAGGACAATACCGCCTTGCCGCTCCGGCCAACGGCGCTTACATCATACAGGCCAGCTTCCTCGGATACAAGACCCTCCGCCAAACAGCTTCGGAAAAAACACAATATGATTTCGCACTGGAAGAAACCGGGCTTTTCGTAAAACCGGTAGAGATCGCCAGTCTCCGCGCCGGAAGGGATGCGCCATTCACCAGGTCCGAACTGAACAAAGAGGCCATTGCGAGCCAAAACCTCGGGCAGGACCTTCCCATGCTGCTGAACCAGCTTCCTTCCGTGGTGACCAGTTCAGATGCGGGCGCGGGCGTTGGATACACCGGCCTGCGGGTGCGCGGATCGGACATCACCCGCATCAATGTGACCGTCAACGGTATTCCCGTTAACGATGCCGAATCACAGGGCACTTTCTTTGTGAACATGCCGGATTTTGCTTCCTCCGTCAACAGCATACAGCTGCAACGCGGTGTAGGCACGTCCACCAACGGAGCCGGGGCCTTCGGCGCGTCGCTCAACCTCAGCACCAATGAGTACAACGAAACCGCATACGGCGGGATCGATAACAGCTACGGCTCCTTCGATACCTGGAAACATACGGTCAAAGCCGGCAGCGGCCTGATCAACGGGCATTTCACCCTGGACGCGCGCCTGTCCAAAATATCCTCGAACGGGTATATCGACAGGGCTTCTTCCGATCTCCGCTCCTTCTACACCTCCGCCGCCTACATCTCCGCTAAAACAGCCATCCGCCTGAACGTTTTTTCCGGAAAGGAAAAAACCTACCAGGCCTGGAACGGGATAGACTCGGCCACTTTGCGCAGCAACCGGACCTACAACCCCAGCGGCGCCAACAAACCCGGCGAACCGTATGACAACGAAACGGACAACTATCAGCAGGATCACTACCAGCTCTTCCTGAACCAGTCCATCAACAGTCAACTCAACTTCAACATCGGCCTGCATTACACCCGCGGCCGCGGATACTACGAGAATTACCGTGACGGGGAAAGCTACGCGGATTTCGGTGTGGAAGATCCCATATACAACGGCGCGCCCGTTGCCACAACGGACCTTATCCGCCAGCTGTGGCTGGACAATCATTTCTATGGCGGCGTGTTCTCCTTCAACCGCACAGCCGGCAAATTCAACTGGAGCCTGGGCGGCGCACTGAACCGGTATGACGGCAAGCACTACGGTAAAGTGATCTGGGCGCAGCACGGAGGTTTTGATAAAGACCGGAAATGGTACGATCTGGATGCCTTCAAAACAGACGCGAACATCTACTGGAAAGGGGAACTATCGGTAACGGATAAACTGAAAATATTCGCTGATGTGCAATACCGTCACGTCAACTATGAACTGAACGGCTTCCGTAACAATCCTGACATCTTCCAACACCAATACTACAATTTCTTCAACCCCAAAGGCGGCTTGTCTTTCAGGCTGAATGAACAGCAGCATGTGTATGCTTCCTATGCCATCGGCAATAAAGAGCCTAACCGGGATGACTTCGAAGCGGGACTGGAGGAAGTGCCCAAACACGAAACACTGCGCAACCTGGAAGCCGGTTATGTGCTGCAAAACAGCAAAGCCGGACTGCAGGCCAATGTGTACTACATGAATTATCGTAATCAACTGGTGCTGACGGGCAGGATCAATGACGTCGGCGCTTACGCGAGGACCAATATCCCGAAAAGCTACCGCCTTGGGCTTGAGCTGAATGGGCATTACAACCTGCTCACACAGCTCACCCTGGCGGGAAACATCGCTTTCAGCCGCAACCGCATCTCCGGTTTTACGGAGTACCTGGACGACTGGGATAATGGCGGGCAGAAACCGGTAACATATGAGGATACGGATATCTCTTTCTCTCCCGATCTGGTGGCCGGGTACACGGTGAGCTACCGGCCGGTGAGCGGCCTTACGCTCGACTGGGTGGGCAAATACGTGGGCCGCCAGTTCCTGGACAATACTTCCAGTGAAAAGCGCAGCCTGGATGCCTTTATTGTGAACGATGTACGCATCAACTATACCGTGCCGCAGCAGTTCTTCCGGTCACTGGGACTTCAGCTGATGCTGAATAATATTTTCTCCGAGAAATATGAGCCGAACGGTTATACGTACGGGTATATTGATGGTGGTGTTGTGAAAGCGGATAACTACTATTTTCCGATGGCTGGCTTCAATTTTATGGCGGGAGTAAAGATCGGTCTGTAG
- the era gene encoding GTPase Era encodes MHRAGFVNIFGKPNAGKSTLLNALLGEKLAIVSPKVQTTRHRITGILTEPGYQVVFSDTPGIIDPKYKLHEKMMGAVRSALEDADVALLLMDARDNLEECLELFSSLKLKATCLLVVNKMDNLMQEELDKLLERCNAWGKAKAVVAISALQKKGLDVLMQQIVSLLPESEPFYPEDTLTDRSTRFFVAEMIREKIFHLFEEEIPYHTAVVVTQFQEKQTLTKISADIVVTRETQKGIILGEKGKSIREIGSQARADIEKFLDRKVFLELHVKVRGKWRDNDLYLREYGLI; translated from the coding sequence ATGCACCGCGCCGGTTTCGTAAATATCTTCGGTAAGCCAAATGCCGGAAAAAGTACCCTGCTCAACGCTTTGTTGGGCGAGAAGCTGGCAATTGTGTCCCCGAAGGTGCAAACAACGCGGCATCGCATTACCGGCATCCTCACGGAACCGGGATACCAGGTCGTGTTTTCGGACACCCCCGGCATCATCGATCCGAAATACAAGCTGCACGAAAAAATGATGGGCGCCGTGCGTTCCGCGCTGGAAGATGCGGACGTAGCGCTCCTGCTCATGGATGCACGCGACAATCTGGAAGAATGCCTGGAACTGTTCAGCTCCCTGAAACTCAAAGCCACCTGCCTGCTGGTGGTGAATAAAATGGACAACCTGATGCAGGAGGAGCTGGACAAGCTGCTGGAACGCTGCAACGCCTGGGGCAAAGCCAAGGCCGTAGTAGCGATATCGGCCCTGCAGAAAAAAGGACTGGACGTTTTGATGCAGCAGATCGTCAGCCTGCTGCCCGAAAGCGAGCCGTTCTATCCTGAAGACACTCTAACGGACAGGTCTACACGCTTTTTTGTGGCGGAAATGATCCGTGAAAAGATATTCCATCTCTTTGAAGAAGAAATACCGTACCATACAGCTGTAGTGGTCACCCAGTTCCAGGAAAAGCAGACACTGACCAAGATATCCGCGGATATCGTGGTGACCCGCGAGACGCAGAAAGGCATCATTCTCGGGGAGAAGGGCAAGTCCATTCGCGAGATAGGCTCACAGGCCCGTGCAGACATCGAAAAGTTCCTGGACCGTAAGGTATTCCTGGAGCTGCATGTGAAAGTACGCGGCAAATGGCGGGATAACGATCTCTACCTCCGGGAATACGGACTGATTTAA
- a CDS encoding single-stranded DNA-binding protein translates to MIKLQIIGYLGRNAVEKQVNGRAVLNFNVAHNERYKDAQGVQQERTIWAECAMWAPNGVGPYLLQGTYVFVEGTPHLELYNTAAGTPATSLKLRVTGLKLLSGGGRSATEEKATIPDVPQPEEELRFE, encoded by the coding sequence ATGATCAAACTTCAAATCATTGGCTACCTGGGCAGGAATGCCGTGGAGAAGCAGGTGAACGGCAGGGCCGTTCTGAATTTCAATGTTGCGCATAATGAGCGCTACAAGGATGCGCAGGGTGTACAGCAGGAGCGTACGATCTGGGCGGAATGTGCGATGTGGGCGCCTAACGGCGTCGGGCCTTACCTGTTGCAGGGTACGTATGTGTTCGTAGAGGGCACACCGCATCTTGAGTTGTACAACACTGCCGCCGGTACGCCGGCCACATCCCTGAAACTGCGCGTGACGGGATTGAAATTGCTGTCCGGCGGGGGGAGGTCCGCCACAGAGGAAAAAGCGACCATTCCCGATGTGCCGCAACCGGAAGAAGAACTGCGGTTTGAGTAG